In Leptotrichia trevisanii DSM 22070, a single genomic region encodes these proteins:
- a CDS encoding helix-turn-helix domain-containing protein gives MAENDSIKTNSNLVEALGYYIKKKRLQKNIGLREMAEMLKISPAYLSNLESGKHNMTNPLLLKKIAKILKIDHLKLFKIIGYTDKDMSDLKKELTNEIIEEFSDINIGEIVRNLMEMSSEKIELVKQYIELLNK, from the coding sequence ATGGCTGAAAATGACAGTATAAAAACTAACTCCAATCTTGTGGAAGCATTAGGATACTATATAAAAAAGAAAAGACTACAAAAAAATATAGGACTAAGAGAAATGGCAGAAATGCTAAAAATAAGTCCAGCTTATTTATCCAATTTGGAGTCAGGCAAACATAATATGACAAATCCTCTTTTACTCAAAAAAATTGCCAAAATTCTGAAAATAGATCATCTTAAATTGTTTAAAATAATAGGATATACAGATAAAGATATGTCAGATTTGAAAAAAGAGCTTACTAATGAGATAATAGAGGAGTTCTCTGATATAAATATTGGAGAAATAGTCAGAAATCTGATGGAAATGAGTTCAGAAAAAATAGAGTTGGTTAAGCAGTATATAGAACTATTGAACAAATAG